The Rhipicephalus sanguineus isolate Rsan-2018 unplaced genomic scaffold, BIME_Rsan_1.4 Seq565, whole genome shotgun sequence genomic sequence TGTAATGGCATAGTTTTCTTCTTAGCTGCTTTCAAATCACAGCTAAGCAGACAATGCATGCACTTGGCAGTTGTTGCTATGATGTAGGTCTAGGAACACCACTTTCAATATGTTTCAGCACACCCTTATCTTGGAGCTCAAGCCAAAAAGCAGGatgttctaataataatatctggggtttaacgtcccaaaaccacgatatgattatgagagacgccgtagtcagggttgccagtggtggctacttttcgccaaattggcgaatttgagagacccgtggcgacctaaaattatgaatggcgacttggagaatttttggcgattttcggcttaggtctccactgagttatgcatcctaagattagtgtcttcccaatgaatgaccggcaacattctctgtatttttcttggttttaaacccacgagtagaatgtgcacattacgcgtgattcggtttgtccgtcctgtaactcctgtgcatctcctcaattcgtctagatgcaggaggtactggaacgtcccccggcgacattttagcaaaatgtaagtcagcggactgccttgaaaaccgcgaggcggcagtgtctataagtttatggtagagttactgtatatatatatatacagtaactctagtttatGGCAAgtgttttaagcttctctaaagtttcgcttctgggggggctagacgatgggttggccacgtgttccgaccaattgttccgccaaagctccaaatgttctgaatcgcttggcgacttattcactgttgcggtacccccaattcagctcgcaaagactgctttggaatagcgaagagaggtggatacacggctatttgtgcaataaagaatatttattgaggcattttccactgttctcggtgagcgtgtgcaatgaaaataattgctatataacattttacattgtcaacctgatcattaataacgcgtcggattgacgcgtgtagatataggcgactataagaaagggtcggtggcgtccggtatcatattagttcacaatgaaaaggtgtaagcctgctgcaagaattctgtcgtgttaccttcaataaaccttttaatcattttatttatataagggtacgtaaagctgtctacaaagaacgctttcatggttttcgcccagggtttacaacacttttacctttgaaacgagcggacagggatggaatgatatcatgagcgtttcattcattcaccctcgcgccaccacgcacatcttgcggctaatcggaaaagcagcactatgcactcacatggtgaagcgggcgatacgactggcatcgagaaacgtcaatataatttcagggtcttggatggtactgtattctacggggctgtacgtgagtggaaatttttattagtaggtttgccacacatatctagaatggcgacttttttggcgaaatttgtaaaaaaaatggcgacttttggcgactttttgctcgtcgtttggcgacatttactcgaaagtcagtggcaaccctggccgtagtggagggctccggaaatttcgaccacctggggttctttaacgtgcacctaaatctaagtacacgggcctcaaacatcttcgcctccatcgaaaatgcagccgccgcggccgggattcgatcccgcgaccttcgggtcagcagtcgagcgccataaccactagaccaccgtggcggggcaagcagGATGTTCTAGGTCATGGCCTTGTCATGAGTAATTCTCGGCAAGTGGTATTGGTGGTATTCTTTTCAGTTCCGGTATCAATAAAGGCTACTCTTGCAAGCTTTTTATCACACCTCCACTCACATTTCAAACACAAAATTTTCACTGGAAGCTCCTCTACATCTACACTAGCCGAAAGCAGGCTTTTTAGGCAGTCAAAATGTGGATGCAGTTAACCTCTAAGTGTCGCAACATTTTTGTACTCGCAAACTCGTCCAGTACATCCCTGCCGTTAATCACCATTCACACACACACTACTCATAGTAGTAACAATCTGCTTGTGGAATGCACAAATTGAGgtaattacttggaaaagttgcTTATTTATTGAGCACCCATTCTCTCCTGTAAGCATGATATTACATTCAGAGATCAGCTAATTCTTCGAAATAGTGTTTATCTAGCACTTTAGTAAAATTGGATTACATTTTTATTGTGAAAGGAATAACATTCCAGATCTTAATATGAGCTAACTGTAACAGATGTTCACCACAGACATTATTACTCCATGGAATCTTTAATTAGCAAAGCTTAGCTGTCTAGTAAAACAACAAGGTACTCGAAAGGATgaaacattaaaggggccctgcaacactttttcagcatggtcagaaaatgctgtcgatcggtagtcgaggctcccgagaacacgtgagccaaacattatagcgaagCACGCGGCctaggatttacaataaatttgcAAAGTccgctaaaaagcgcttcctcttctctcgacaaaaaataatgcttacggcgtcactgacacaagtttcacggcattggctgatttgaccatggcgcgctcggtaggtACTGCAGCCGCtgcgggaggccgtcacttgctCGTGCACGCGCACAattgcactgaaagtacgccacacattcgaagaaaaaagaaaaggaaaagtgctcaaggtcacgaggcatgcgtgacgtaccttcttcccctgtgtcacccctccctgcttagcttccagcgcttccgtcaggacgagaaaagagagaaagcaattacagcgtgcaaaAAATCTTTGTAACtgcgctcgtactggacggattctaaacatttttgcagtggccgattcgtgaggaaataagctcctttaatgaagctattccatggctacttggaaaagtgttacagggcccctttaaaatcgTGGTTGTAATTGACAATAGTGTAAACATGCTTGGCTAGTTTTATTTtccatagcaggttgaaggtaaAAATAGGTAGTCGGAAAAACAAAGGTTTCCTAAGGTCATATTACACTTAGAATGAGTTATGATTCTCTCGGCACGTTTTTGAAGTCGTTTAACCGGGTTCAGGTAAGTTTTGTAAGTGCCACCAAGACTGCATGCAATATGAGAGGTGACAATAAACGAAAGCATAGTAAAGTATTCATTAAACCATCGAGCAATACacagcaaaatgaagttaaatgaagacacattgaTTACACAAAAGGTTCAATGCATCCAAAGAGCAATGTATCTTGTTTTCTCTTAGCCATTAGTTGACAGACCTAGCAAAACAAGTTGTgtacacaaatgtgtacaaaGTGCCTCAAAAGGGTTGATTATCTATCATGCACACTGCAACATGCAATAAGGCACGCACAGTTGCCATTCCATAGGACAAGATACAGCTTACAACATCCCATGCACAGAGCCTGCCAAGATTCCACCTCAAGCACTTGGCAATGGTGCCCAACAAACCCGTGCAAGCAGAAAGCTCACCATTTGACATCATAAAATGGTTTTTGAAACGAACCCTTCGGCAACAACCACACAACGGCGGCCCTTTGCGATCGCAGGCTGGTAGCACTTTCGGCTGTTACAGCCCTCCACACGGCAATTGAATGTGTGCAGCTTGAAGTCCGCCGGGTCCCCTGGATGCCAGCTCGGCACAAGCCCCCACTTCATGGCAGTCAACACCCTCTTAGGCGGCATGTTGTCATCAAGCTTGCTGTTGTCAACCAGCACTGGGCTACACAAAAGCAACAAAAAGTCTTTGGTCAGGATCAGATAGCAATGCACATTGGTTTTTGCAGTGGTGGAACAGCCATTTGATCTTGACACAATGATAATCACTTATGCTGCCCTGTCAGATGTATGTAGTACATACGTATGTCTATACACTACATATATATAGCCTCAATACTAGTTGAAGTAGTCAACAAATATAGCAGAGCGGTCTCTCTACGCATCAATTCAACATGCATAATAAAATATAGCAGGCAAGTTTTAATAATCTTTTATTACAATGCCTTTCTTCGGGCGTACATTGTGGTATAAAGCCACTTCTATGATTTCAACTTGCATAAGGCATTTGTGCATTTGCAGTGCTTCAAGCgaacaaagaaaatgaataaGACTGTGGAACAATGATGTGTTAACGAATAAAACTGTCACAGAGCTTCTTATACTGGGTAAAATCTATTTTGCACAGGGTAATGTGACAGCCACGTTACAAGAGATCTGCACGTCTGACTGTGCATGGTCGCAAGGAAAGTCCCCACAAATGGCAAATTATATTAAGCTGCCCATTTGTATGTTTCACGCTATGTGGCTCACGTGCAATGGTGCCATCGGCATTGTGCATGACGGATACCCCCACTGGAAGCAATTGTATTCCACTCGATCCTATGCTAGCCATACCATCCACAATTCGTGGTTCCCCTATCCTGTTGATACAGCGGGCAGATCATCATTCTGACCACCTGCGAAGCGTAAGAAGCAATATCAATGAGAAAGCATCTTTACAAAACTGTGGCcctgtgtggcatgatttacgaAGATCACGCACCACAACCAATGATACTGCGGGAGTACGTGTTTAAGCATTCGTGCATGCGACCTTTGTTTTCCAGCAAAAAAATGCGGCTCCCTCAAGAGCAAGGGCTTTCATGTAAAACTTTGGCTGTCTTTTCACTGTGCAGCAGTTTAATACTTAGAAGAAATATCATCAAACACATGATCTACGTACTGCACTTGACTTCTGGCAATGAATGCCCAAAACTGGTGAGTGGGCCCTCTAAACCAAGTCTCAAATTAAAACAATAGGAAGTCCTTAAAGAAGCGCTTTACCATCTTTTCGAAGTATCAAAAGCTGTTTGGAATGGGTAAGATGCCTTCCAGAAATATATTACAGAAAGAACTTTTTTAAAAGACCTAGAAAAAGAAGAGATAGTATTATGATTGCTATGTACCCCTTTCCCATCTGCCAGCACTTCCTCCATTCCAGAGAGCGGGCACTAAACTGGCGATGGCATTGAGTTCGATCCCTATTGAGTCTGCACCGCTGAGCACGAGCTTTTCTTAGAAATATTAAATTCTTATCAAAATTCATATTGCATATTTTCTACTACAGCTTGCGTTAATTTAATATAAACTGCAACAACAGGAGGGATCACAATGATCCAAAAATCCTACCTACAGACTTTAACCTCTAACGGCCAATGGCAGCTCTTGGTGTAATCAGAATCCTTGAACACCTTTCTTTTGGTCATGGAATGCCCACCAAACTTTCATACAGGGACAAAACCTGCTGCCAGAGGAGCTACTGTGAGCTGAAGGTAGCCGATCTGCTGTTTTTGGATGGGCAGTCGCGCATACGCATGGGTGTTTCCTATGAAAAGCATTCTGCTCacattttttaaagcgaaagccttagatgcctcatcaaacgcgaaaattgatcgttggCATCCCGtggcgtcgggcacagcacgagtgatccaaaaaatcatcttcacgtgatgacgtcacgatatgacgtcatcatgacgtcacagatctcaaaATTTTGTGGTGTCACCATGACGTCCCAAATtctaacgtgacatcacatgtcgtaacgtcacatgatgggatcatcacatgacatcgtagcttggtgaaaggtgggccgatcacggaggcagtgcagaaccaagtaagtgcctccgatcctggaggcagagcaaaaccatgcgaggtgcacaaagctttcggagggtggcgcggcaggatcaatacatcgactgagaaggagaagatggctttcaccttcgagtcgtcttaggtgaatgcacaaggaccctgtgagttttttcactGTATTCGCTACCTGAACTTAGCAGTGATGAATGTTGACCAAACAATATAGCACAAGAGATGGTTACTAACTCGAGTCATTAACTGTTGGTGATGATTCGAGCAAGGCTGCCCGTCAAGTGGTGTGACTTCGCTTGTACATTGCCAACAAGTCTGGCTGATCCACCGGTTAACGTTGCTTGTGCAAGTTATGGTGGGGCCTACAGCGTGTTGGCGGCCCACAGCACCCATCCTCCTGCTAACTGCCTATTTATTCTGAGGCATTATGAAGCTGATAATGAGAATTTCACATCCAGAACAAGCAAGCATGACCATGAAGCCATCTTGgaacaagaaatccgtttcattgatcgggtgtaatcttgcgtggcacatgtgtttctgtatatatatttgttttttcaaataaaatctttcagttgttagatcagcgcttgtcccgtcctcttctctcgtgtgccttgtcaattttgtgcgctgcgcaaagatggataagttccaactcgcccgcctgtcAGTCCTGCTACATCTTGGAACTAATTGCAGAAGCAGCTATAAACTGCACATGCTAGATCTAGGCAATATTTACAGTTTCCAAGTGAAAGTTCTTGCATTTACGCATTCACTTTTTATAACACCGATCTGTTCGTACCTGCACAAGTGTCTTCTTTTTATAAGTATGTTCCCATTTAGCATCGCAGAGAAAATCAGTTCAAAATTGGCATTCCCACAACGTTTCTGGCATCAAAAATG encodes the following:
- the LOC119377756 gene encoding abasic site processing protein HMCES-like, whose translation is MCGRTACGLSKPCLSLACQYQDPEGSYQCPEWCDIDLNGTYKPSYNVAPTSYCPVLVDNSKLDDNMPPKRVLTAMKWGLVPSWHPGDPADFKLHTFNCRVEGCNSRKCYQPAIAKGRRCVVVAEGFVSKTIL